GCACAAAAAAAAAGAGCTTTCTAAATTTTTTAGAAAGCTCTTTTTTATAAAACATAATCCTCAATTAAGATTGCAAAACATTCACAATTTATAATTCATAATTCATAATTATTTACCGTCTACATAATCTTGCAAATAAGCAAATCTTGGAGTTAACTTTCCGTTTTCGGTTATTTTTGCGCGTTTTAGGATTCCGTCTTTATCATTATTAAAGAAAGCAGGAATTACGTGTTCCATGAATTGCTCTCCAAAACCTTCACTTGCATCTTTTGGGATTTCGCATGGCAAATTATCAACCGCCATTACGACAACCGCTGCAGGATGAAAAACATCTACTTCTCTATCTTCCAAAGGAAAATAGCCATATAAAGGTTCTGCAATTGTCGAAGAACGCAAAGTACAGGCAATTGGTCCGTTTACATCGCATGAAATATCAGCTACAACTTTAAGTTTGCAATCATTGGCATTTAGCATTTCTTTTGTCAAAATCATTGGAGCTCCACTTGCATAAAAATGACCTGCAAAATAAATATCTGTGACTTTAGTAAATTTTTCGAAATCAGAAACATAAGCTTCCGGATGTGCAATAAAATCATTAAAATCTAAAACCTCACCGTCGATACGTTTATTATATTCTAAAACATCCAACTGAACATAAACAGCTTGTGTATAATTTTTAGTTAGATAATTCTCAACTGTTATTTCTTTTATTTTAATGGCATCCAGAATTTCTTTGGCTCCGCTCCCAACCTTTCCAGTTCCAGTGATTACAAACTTCAAAGCTGGCATTGTAATACGCTTCAAATGCTTAATTAAATCGTCTTTGCCTGCAAGAGTTTCCGCTTTTGGTAATTTGAACAATTCAAATTTTATCCCAAAAGCACGGATTCCGTTGTAAACACCAACCATTCCGGCATATTTTCCAAAACCAATTAAACGTCGATTTTCTGCATCAACAATAGTTTCATGATCATACAAATCGATATTCTTCTCTAAAATAGCTTGTAATAATTTTCTATTGTAAGGTTGCTTTTTGATGGTATGAGAAAAGAAAAAATAAGCTTTATTTGGAATTAAATTTTCTACAGGAACTTCTTTTACACCAAATAAAACATCACAACCAGAAACATCTTCTGTAACGGTAATGCCCATACTTTTATACTGAAGGTCTGAAAAAATTCTGATATCTGAACTTTCTACCTCAACAACAGCATCGTGATACGTTTGTTT
This genomic window from Flavobacterium sp. 9 contains:
- a CDS encoding NAD(P)-dependent oxidoreductase; the protein is MKFGIIKERKSPPDRRVVFAPGELAKLKQTYHDAVVEVESSDIRIFSDLQYKSMGITVTEDVSGCDVLFGVKEVPVENLIPNKAYFFFSHTIKKQPYNRKLLQAILEKNIDLYDHETIVDAENRRLIGFGKYAGMVGVYNGIRAFGIKFELFKLPKAETLAGKDDLIKHLKRITMPALKFVITGTGKVGSGAKEILDAIKIKEITVENYLTKNYTQAVYVQLDVLEYNKRIDGEVLDFNDFIAHPEAYVSDFEKFTKVTDIYFAGHFYASGAPMILTKEMLNANDCKLKVVADISCDVNGPIACTLRSSTIAEPLYGYFPLEDREVDVFHPAAVVVMAVDNLPCEIPKDASEGFGEQFMEHVIPAFFNNDKDGILKRAKITENGKLTPRFAYLQDYVDGK